The DNA sequence CGCAACACACCGAACGCAAACGAGTGGACGGTCCGCACCATCGGTTCCCGCGTGGCGCGCGACGCGGTGTCCGGCCGTCCGGCGAACAGCCGTCGGGTGATCTCCGCGCGCATCGCCGCCGCCGCACGCGCGGACTGCGTCAGCACCAGCACGCTCTCCGGATCCGCGCCCGCCGCCAGCCGGGCCACCGCGGCGTCCACCAGCAGCGCGGTCTTCCCGTCCCGGGACCGCCGAGGACCTGCACCGCAGGCCGGGCCGCCGCCCCGGCGCCGCCTCGTGCCGTCGCCCCGGCGTCCGCCAGCAATGACGCGGCGTCCTCATCCCACACCCGCGGGATGGGCGCATCCCGCACCGCACGCACCAACCGCGCCCGCGGGCGCGGCGCGGCGACGTCCGTTCCACTCACTGCCATGCCGCCGGCCACCTCCGCTCACTCGTCATCGCTCCACCGCCCCCTGTTGGGCGGTCCGCCCTGCCGTACCACCCAGCAGCACTGCCGTCCACCAGCACTGCTGCCCAACAGCACTGCCGTCCGTCCGGAACGCCCTCGACCACCACGCACCATCACAGCACAGACCACCGACAGCCACGCGGCACCGCGATGCCCTCCGCCTCGCGCGCGGGTGACACAATCGGCGCCGTGAGCTCCCTGCATATGCACCGGTTCGGTCCGCCGGACGACGCGCGGCGACGCTCCCCCGACCTGCTCGCGCTGCACGGGCTCACCGGACACGGCAAGCGCTGGGAGAACCTGGCGCGCACGTGGCTGCCCGATCTCACCGTCCTGGCGCCGGATCTGCGCGGGCACGGCCGCTCCCCATGGGCTCCCCCCTGGACCGTCGACGCGCAGGTCCGGGACCTGGCCGCGGCGCTGCGTGAGGAGGACGCGGAGCCCCTCGTCGTCGTCGGACACTCCTACGGCGCGAACATCGCCGTGCGATTGGCATGCGCGCATCCGGCGGCCGTGCGCGCCCTGGTGCTGCTCGACCCGGCGATAGGGCTCGCACCGGAGAGGGCGCGCGACATCGCCGACGCCTACCTGCACTCGCCCGACTATCCGGATGCCGCCGAGGCGCGCGCCGACAAACTGCACGGCGGCTGGGCCGATGTCGCCCCCGCGGTGCTCGACGCGGACATCGCCGAGCACCTGGTCGCTTCGCCGTTCGGCGGCGTGACGTGGCGCGTCAGCGCTCCGGCGATGGTCGCCGCCTGGGCCGAGATGGCGTTGCCGGCAGTGACCCCGCCGGCCGTGCCCACGGAACTCGTCCGCGCCACCCGGGTGCAACCGCCCTTCTTGGCCGACGACGTGGTGGACCGCTGGAGCGCGGAGCTGGGCGGACTGCTCACGGTGCACTCCGTCGACTGCGAGCACATGGTGTCCCAGTCGCATCCCGAGCTCGTCGCGAAGCTGGTGCGCCGCACTATGGATTCGGAGTCCTGAACCGTGGCCGTCACCACCGAGGAACAGGTGGAACGGGTGCGCGAGCTCATCGCCGCGATACCGCGCGGGAAGGTCTGCACCTACGGTGCGATCGCCGCGGCCGCGGGGCTGTCGACGCCGCGCACCGTCGCCTGGATCCTGCGCGTGGACGGCGGCGGACTGCCCTGGCAGCGGGTGATCCGCGCGGACGGACGCCCCGCCCCCGCCATGCGCTTGCGCCAGCTGCCGCTGTTGGCGCAAGAGGGCGTCCCCCTCATCGACGGCCGCGTGGACATGCGGAGCGCGTTCCACGAACCCTGACCGGTCCCGCCATACGCGGATCTGTTCCTGCGACGCAGGGCGGCGTCCCCTGAAGGCGCGCGCCGTTCACCACAGGTCCTCGAGGTAGCGGGGCTTGCATGCGAAGTACGCGCCGACGACCATCACGCACATCGACACGAGCATGAACGCGAACGGCCACGCCCACCCGCCGGTCACGTCCCGCAGCGCACCGAACAGCAAGGGTCCCAGGCACGCCGCCGTGTAGCCGATCCCCTGGCTGAAGCCCGACATCCTCGAGGCACCGGACTGTGTGCGCGTGCGCAGGTTGATCAGCGTCAACGACATCGGGAACGTGCTCGGCCCGAGCCCCAGCAGCACCACCCACAGGATCGGCGCCCCCATGGGTGCGAGGTACAACCCGCCGAAGCCGACGATGTACACGAGGGCGCAGCCGAGGACGATCGGGAACGGGTTGTACATGCGCGCGCAGACGGTGGGCCCGGCGAGCGCGGCGATCAGCCCCATCGCCGAGAACAGCGCCACCATCGCACCGCCGAACGCCTCGTCGGCGCCCGCATCGGAGAAGATCCGCGGCAGCCAGGTGAACAGCGAATAGGTGATCAGCGAAGTCATGCCGAACATGCCCGCCAGGCCCCACGCCAAGGTGGTGCGCACCAGCGACCCGCGCCGCCCCGCGGACTCGTCGACCGCGCTCTCGACGATCACCGGCGTCTCCGCACCGGAGCCCGATCCGGATTCGTCCGGCGCCACGCTCGACACCGCCCGTTGCGCGGCGTCGGCGGCCTTGCGCGAGCGCAGCAGGGCGAGCGTCGGCAGCAGCGCGGCCGCGGCCACCAGCGCCCACATGCCCAGCGACCACCGCCATCCGTACGCGTCCGCCACCGGGACGGCCACCAGCGGCGGCACCGCCGTCCCCAACTGCACGCAGGTGATGTACACGGCGCTCATGACCGCGACACGGTCCGAGAAGTAGCGCTTCACCAGCGGTGGGATCACCACGTTGCCGATGCCCATGCC is a window from the Tomitella gaofuii genome containing:
- a CDS encoding MFS transporter codes for the protein MGVMGIGGGVRTGPGGPAGGLSGFFAGRLIAFLALTLSALVLRTAVTSITPLLDRIGDEVGFGSAVAGVFGMVPTAMFALFGLLTPLFIGRMGLERVAVVAMALSGAGLLIRALVDDTALLLVFSGVALAGMGIGNVVIPPLVKRYFSDRVAVMSAVYITCVQLGTAVPPLVAVPVADAYGWRWSLGMWALVAAAALLPTLALLRSRKAADAAQRAVSSVAPDESGSGSGAETPVIVESAVDESAGRRGSLVRTTLAWGLAGMFGMTSLITYSLFTWLPRIFSDAGADEAFGGAMVALFSAMGLIAALAGPTVCARMYNPFPIVLGCALVYIVGFGGLYLAPMGAPILWVVLLGLGPSTFPMSLTLINLRTRTQSGASRMSGFSQGIGYTAACLGPLLFGALRDVTGGWAWPFAFMLVSMCVMVVGAYFACKPRYLEDLW
- a CDS encoding alpha/beta fold hydrolase, giving the protein MSSLHMHRFGPPDDARRRSPDLLALHGLTGHGKRWENLARTWLPDLTVLAPDLRGHGRSPWAPPWTVDAQVRDLAAALREEDAEPLVVVGHSYGANIAVRLACAHPAAVRALVLLDPAIGLAPERARDIADAYLHSPDYPDAAEARADKLHGGWADVAPAVLDADIAEHLVASPFGGVTWRVSAPAMVAAWAEMALPAVTPPAVPTELVRATRVQPPFLADDVVDRWSAELGGLLTVHSVDCEHMVSQSHPELVAKLVRRTMDSES
- a CDS encoding MGMT family protein — its product is MAVTTEEQVERVRELIAAIPRGKVCTYGAIAAAAGLSTPRTVAWILRVDGGGLPWQRVIRADGRPAPAMRLRQLPLLAQEGVPLIDGRVDMRSAFHEP